Proteins from one Halovivax limisalsi genomic window:
- a CDS encoding ATP-binding protein, translating to MASFDVADLVVLALDPSGRVDGAASASAADLAETIAFGESLADRVQLLSVLSTLAEDGLLAASVESDPDRPGERTRYALTDVGRERAAALRESLRDERVTIVDGDAERACPLLDVPEVADRSVAAALVERSPSGELVLESPTSDVVDRADEVGRLRELVESTPDAGARSIVLAGDRGVGKTTVVEAVLDRVREDRVATYVGRASPGGDVPFGPVRDAFAAGTGPADDPFDVEAGLETPDETTYRARRASIFAGVADALVDRAAAGPVAFVVEDLQWADSATIDLLAYLTAELEEAPVALLCTHARDGVAEPDPLAAACSTGAEPTVVELAPFDRATTARLIEAELGSRGLPEEFTDAVYAETGGNPLFVVETVTGALETGALDPRVDRYPADAAALSVPDVVEETSRSRFERLEPETLSVVAAGAVLDEPFSMAELVAHTALDPATVRERADLLVDAAVWREVPGGYRFRSESLRRGARSAIDADRRRDLHREVAIRLADEADPNHASIADHFERAGEPGAALVHYRLAGADAEAVYAHDVAVAHYERALSLAREQERDSAVLELLESLGDCHYTRGAYDEADRHFRYVRSATDEPDRVRRSYVYQARVHHERNEYERAKALARRGLEVGGDEVTEEVCWLYDALGSAAMKRGEYETAIECFETQREYAASIGFDRSVGRAFQSLGSTLRRQGSTEAAIERGERAVDVLERAGADRELATCLNDLALSYRRAGRAGAFRETIERAHELAERTGNVRARILATHNLADAVKRDGDRERARSLYDEAGELADRAGDDDTAAVALWNRSLLDVATGDVPAGIDGFERALERIDESEDRQKRAQCHAHLGRTYAVCERFEAARRHVATAQRIAADDELDRLAALAAANAGSVARASGDLDRAIAHGERARSIVADLDDARTTSHVLDQLARSRLATGEATAALKLARRAEAAVPDEDAPAAVRVGITIGGALRAAGEYDAARDRLEAVREDAVERSVASAIRVRRELARLARDTGAADRAREHYASAIDRAESAGATRYVTDLTDERASLEHRHESA from the coding sequence ATGGCCTCCTTCGACGTCGCAGACCTCGTCGTTCTCGCGCTGGATCCGAGCGGACGGGTCGACGGAGCGGCGAGCGCCTCGGCGGCCGACCTGGCCGAGACGATCGCGTTCGGGGAGTCGCTCGCCGATCGCGTGCAACTCCTGTCGGTCCTCTCGACGCTGGCCGAGGACGGGCTCCTCGCGGCGTCGGTCGAAAGCGATCCCGACCGCCCCGGCGAGCGGACCCGCTACGCGTTGACCGACGTCGGGCGCGAGCGAGCGGCCGCCCTCCGCGAGTCGCTTCGGGACGAACGCGTCACGATCGTCGACGGGGATGCCGAGCGCGCGTGTCCGCTGCTCGACGTGCCCGAGGTCGCGGACCGGTCCGTCGCCGCGGCCCTCGTCGAGCGTTCGCCGTCGGGCGAACTCGTCCTCGAATCGCCGACGAGCGACGTGGTCGACCGTGCCGACGAGGTCGGTCGCCTCCGCGAACTCGTCGAATCGACCCCCGACGCGGGGGCGCGCTCGATCGTCCTCGCCGGCGACCGCGGCGTCGGCAAGACGACGGTGGTCGAAGCCGTCCTCGATCGGGTCCGCGAGGACCGTGTCGCCACGTACGTCGGCAGGGCGTCGCCGGGTGGTGACGTCCCGTTCGGCCCGGTCCGGGACGCGTTCGCGGCGGGCACCGGCCCGGCAGACGACCCCTTCGACGTCGAGGCGGGGCTCGAGACGCCGGACGAGACGACCTACCGCGCGCGGCGAGCGTCGATCTTCGCGGGCGTCGCCGACGCGCTCGTCGATCGGGCCGCCGCGGGGCCGGTCGCATTCGTCGTCGAGGACCTCCAGTGGGCCGACAGCGCGACGATCGACCTGCTCGCGTACCTGACTGCCGAACTCGAGGAGGCGCCGGTCGCCCTCCTGTGTACCCACGCCCGGGACGGGGTGGCCGAGCCGGACCCGCTCGCGGCGGCGTGTTCGACGGGCGCCGAACCGACCGTCGTCGAACTCGCTCCGTTCGACCGGGCGACGACGGCCCGGCTTATCGAGGCCGAACTGGGCAGCCGCGGGCTGCCGGAGGAGTTCACGGACGCCGTCTACGCCGAGACGGGTGGCAACCCGCTGTTCGTCGTCGAGACGGTGACCGGCGCGCTCGAAACCGGGGCGCTCGACCCGCGCGTCGATCGCTATCCCGCCGACGCGGCGGCGCTTTCCGTCCCGGACGTCGTCGAGGAGACGAGTCGGAGTCGGTTCGAACGCCTCGAACCGGAGACGCTGTCGGTCGTCGCCGCCGGCGCCGTCCTCGACGAGCCGTTCTCGATGGCCGAGCTCGTCGCCCACACCGCGCTCGACCCGGCGACCGTGCGAGAGCGGGCCGACCTTCTGGTCGACGCGGCCGTCTGGCGCGAGGTGCCCGGCGGCTATCGCTTCCGCAGCGAGAGTCTGCGCCGCGGCGCGCGGTCGGCGATCGACGCGGATCGGCGCCGCGACCTCCACCGCGAGGTCGCGATCCGCCTGGCCGACGAGGCGGATCCCAACCACGCGTCCATCGCGGATCACTTCGAGCGGGCCGGCGAGCCCGGCGCGGCGCTCGTCCACTATCGACTGGCAGGGGCCGACGCCGAGGCCGTCTACGCCCACGACGTGGCGGTGGCACACTACGAGCGGGCGCTCTCGCTCGCCCGCGAGCAGGAGCGCGATTCGGCCGTCCTCGAACTCCTCGAATCCCTCGGCGACTGTCACTACACGCGCGGCGCGTACGACGAGGCGGACCGGCACTTTCGGTACGTGCGATCGGCCACCGACGAACCGGACCGTGTCAGGCGAAGCTACGTCTACCAGGCGCGCGTGCATCACGAGCGCAACGAGTACGAGCGGGCGAAAGCGCTGGCCCGCCGCGGCCTCGAGGTCGGCGGCGACGAGGTGACGGAGGAAGTCTGCTGGCTCTACGACGCCCTGGGAAGCGCCGCGATGAAGCGGGGCGAGTACGAGACGGCGATCGAGTGCTTCGAAACCCAGCGCGAGTACGCCGCGTCGATCGGCTTCGACCGCTCGGTCGGGCGCGCGTTCCAGAGTCTGGGATCCACCCTGCGTCGGCAGGGGTCTACCGAGGCCGCGATCGAACGCGGCGAACGAGCGGTCGACGTCCTCGAACGGGCCGGCGCGGACCGCGAACTCGCCACCTGTCTGAACGACCTGGCGCTCAGCTACCGCCGTGCCGGCCGCGCCGGGGCGTTCCGCGAGACCATCGAGCGGGCCCACGAGCTGGCCGAGCGGACGGGCAACGTCCGCGCCCGGATCCTCGCGACGCACAACCTCGCCGACGCCGTCAAGCGCGACGGCGATCGCGAGCGCGCTCGATCGCTCTACGACGAGGCGGGCGAGCTGGCCGACCGGGCCGGCGACGACGACACGGCCGCGGTCGCGCTGTGGAATCGAAGCCTGCTCGACGTCGCGACCGGCGACGTGCCCGCGGGCATCGACGGCTTCGAACGCGCCCTCGAACGGATCGACGAGTCGGAAGACCGCCAGAAACGGGCCCAGTGTCACGCCCACCTCGGGCGAACCTACGCGGTGTGCGAACGGTTCGAGGCGGCGCGACGCCACGTCGCGACGGCCCAGCGAATCGCCGCCGACGACGAGCTCGATCGGCTCGCGGCCCTCGCGGCGGCGAACGCGGGCAGCGTCGCGCGAGCGTCGGGCGACCTCGATCGCGCGATCGCCCACGGCGAGCGGGCGCGCTCCATCGTCGCGGATCTCGACGACGCGCGGACGACGAGTCACGTCCTCGATCAGCTTGCGCGGTCGCGTCTCGCCACGGGCGAGGCGACGGCGGCGCTCAAGCTCGCCAGGCGGGCGGAGGCGGCCGTCCCCGACGAGGACGCGCCGGCGGCGGTCCGCGTCGGCATCACGATCGGGGGCGCGCTCCGGGCCGCCGGCGAGTACGACGCCGCTCGCGACCGCCTCGAAGCCGTTCGCGAGGACGCCGTCGAGCGATCGGTCGCGTCGGCGATCCGCGTCCGCCGGGAACTGGCCCGGCTCGCCCGCGACACCGGCGCCGCCGACCGCGCCCGCGAGCACTACGCCAGCGCGATCGACCGGGCCGAGTCGGCCGGGGCGACGCGCTACGTGACGGACCTGACCGACGAGCGCGCATCGCTGGAACACCGTCACGAGTCGGCCTGA
- a CDS encoding carboxypeptidase M32, which yields MPTPDEYESVDAAIDDLADRYARYVYLQDVGNLVRWDQQVTMPEGGTPARAKQLGALSTASHESLTDPEIGSLLDAVEGSLQRNDGSLSDDAAIVREIRREYDRAASVPAELVAELSEHRAESQAVWRDARAAADYDAFAPRLEKLIDLERQRSAAIDPDRDPYVVQYEDRQPFLPLERVDAIFDELREHLVPLLDRIRSAGRTLPDLFEGTYDTAAQEALYRDALDLLGYDWDRGRLDVSAHPFTSGTQFDSRVTTRFDESSPIPGLLATVHEFGHATYQLGLRGDAYGSPLGQSRSAGVHESQSRFWENHVGRTKPFWELFLPTLQEHFPSLEDATVDELYAAVNRIYPENPIRVEADELTYHLHIILRCEIDGALVRGDLDVDEVPGVWNRKMDEYLGVVPETDAEGCLQDIHWSSGLAVFHGYTVGSVLAAQLDAAMREDLDVDGLIREGEFDRLREWHEEHVHRHGRRYPTDELIEEATGEPLTAEHFIEYVDEKFAELYGL from the coding sequence ATGCCAACGCCTGACGAATACGAGTCGGTCGACGCGGCGATCGACGATCTCGCGGATCGATACGCACGATACGTCTACCTCCAGGACGTCGGCAACCTCGTGCGCTGGGACCAGCAGGTGACGATGCCCGAGGGCGGGACGCCCGCGCGGGCGAAGCAACTCGGCGCCCTGTCGACGGCGAGCCACGAGTCGCTGACCGACCCCGAAATCGGGTCGCTGCTCGACGCGGTCGAGGGGTCTCTCCAACGCAATGATGGATCGCTGTCCGACGACGCGGCGATCGTCCGCGAGATCCGTCGCGAGTACGACCGGGCGGCGAGCGTTCCGGCCGAGCTGGTCGCCGAGCTCTCGGAACACCGGGCCGAGAGCCAGGCGGTCTGGCGGGACGCCAGGGCCGCGGCCGACTACGACGCGTTCGCGCCGCGACTCGAGAAGTTGATCGATCTCGAACGGCAGCGTTCGGCCGCCATCGACCCCGATCGCGACCCGTACGTCGTCCAGTACGAGGATCGCCAGCCGTTCCTCCCCCTGGAGCGCGTGGACGCCATCTTCGACGAGCTCCGCGAGCACCTCGTCCCGTTGCTCGACCGGATCCGATCCGCGGGCCGAACGCTCCCGGACCTGTTCGAGGGCACCTACGACACTGCGGCCCAGGAGGCGCTCTACCGCGACGCGCTCGACCTGCTGGGCTACGACTGGGATCGAGGTCGGCTCGACGTCTCCGCGCACCCGTTCACGTCGGGGACGCAGTTCGACAGTCGCGTGACGACCCGGTTCGACGAGTCGAGCCCGATTCCCGGCCTGCTGGCCACCGTCCACGAGTTCGGCCACGCCACCTACCAGCTGGGCCTCCGTGGGGACGCGTACGGCTCGCCGCTCGGACAGTCGCGCTCGGCCGGCGTCCACGAGTCCCAGTCTCGATTCTGGGAGAACCACGTCGGCCGCACGAAACCCTTCTGGGAGCTATTTCTCCCCACGCTGCAGGAGCACTTTCCGTCGCTCGAGGACGCGACCGTCGACGAACTCTACGCCGCGGTCAACCGGATCTACCCCGAGAACCCGATCCGCGTCGAGGCGGACGAACTGACCTACCACCTGCACATCATCCTCCGCTGTGAGATCGACGGCGCGCTCGTCCGGGGCGACCTCGACGTGGACGAGGTCCCCGGCGTCTGGAACCGGAAGATGGACGAGTACCTTGGCGTCGTCCCCGAGACCGACGCGGAGGGGTGTCTCCAGGACATCCACTGGTCCTCGGGCCTCGCGGTGTTTCACGGCTACACCGTCGGGAGCGTCCTCGCTGCCCAACTCGACGCCGCGATGCGCGAGGACCTCGACGTCGACGGCCTGATCCGCGAGGGCGAGTTCGACCGGCTTCGCGAGTGGCACGAAGAACACGTTCACCGTCACGGCCGGCGCTACCCGACCGACGAACTGATCGAGGAAGCGACGGGCGAGCCCCTGACAGCCGAGCACTTCATCGAGTACGTCGACGAGAAGTTCGCCGAGTTATACGGACTGTGA
- a CDS encoding ABC transporter ATP-binding protein, whose translation MTPTPLLETRTLGRVVDGDRILEDVSVSVSESTVLAVVGPSGAGKSSFLRLLNRLDEPTEGTVLVDGEDYRAIPPRTLRRRVGLVPQDPALVPGTVFENAARGPLLRDEPVDEARLEAILDRLGLDGYADRDVETLSGGERQRVAIARTLLNEPDVLLLDEPTSHLDSAAEERVEALLTGLVSDLDLAVVLVTHDEAQARRLADRVLVLRDGEVDGVGPVEEVLA comes from the coding sequence ATGACGCCGACCCCTCTACTCGAGACGCGAACCCTCGGCCGCGTCGTCGACGGCGACCGGATCCTCGAAGACGTCTCCGTCTCGGTCTCCGAATCGACGGTCCTGGCCGTCGTCGGGCCGTCGGGCGCGGGAAAGTCGTCGTTTCTCCGACTCCTCAACCGGCTCGACGAACCCACGGAAGGGACGGTGCTCGTCGACGGCGAGGACTACCGAGCGATCCCGCCGCGAACGCTCCGTCGGCGCGTCGGACTCGTTCCGCAGGATCCCGCGCTCGTCCCCGGAACCGTCTTCGAGAACGCGGCCCGCGGCCCGCTCCTGCGGGACGAGCCGGTCGACGAGGCGCGTCTCGAGGCGATACTCGACCGCCTCGGCCTCGACGGCTACGCGGATCGTGACGTCGAGACGCTCTCCGGCGGCGAGCGACAGCGCGTCGCGATCGCTCGCACGCTGCTGAACGAGCCCGACGTCCTCTTGCTCGACGAGCCGACCTCGCACCTCGACTCCGCCGCCGAAGAACGCGTCGAGGCCCTCCTCACCGGTCTCGTCAGCGATCTCGATCTCGCCGTCGTGCTGGTCACCCACGACGAGGCGCAGGCGCGACGACTCGCCGACCGCGTCCTGGTGCTCCGCGACGGGGAAGTCGACGGCGTCGGCCCGGTCGAGGAGGTGCTGGCCTGA
- a CDS encoding ABC transporter permease yields the protein MAPVEEFLEQFVDPVLLRGLSQVAAASVLAAIVIGISHFRGLTLEREFVVALVRGLIQIVAMGSIVGVLLTVEFVWSGVILLGMMLGATWITKNRGAGLPGVVRVSFVAIVFGSGLVIAVMTLAGAIEPTVRNLVPVGSMIIANAMQTNSLALDRFRSEIASNRAEIEAGLALGAPPTAVIARHVETGVRASLIPVIDSLKSLGWVWIPGIMAGMILAGENPVYAALYQFVIMAMIFAAGGLTSMTSSLLIGQYVFTDAEQLRPVETESSG from the coding sequence ATGGCGCCGGTCGAGGAGTTCCTCGAGCAGTTCGTCGATCCCGTCCTCCTCAGGGGACTCTCGCAGGTCGCCGCCGCGTCCGTCCTCGCCGCGATCGTGATCGGGATCTCGCATTTCCGCGGGCTCACCCTCGAGCGCGAATTCGTCGTCGCCCTCGTCCGGGGGCTGATCCAGATCGTCGCGATGGGATCGATCGTCGGCGTGTTGCTGACGGTGGAGTTCGTCTGGAGCGGCGTCATCCTGCTGGGGATGATGCTCGGGGCGACGTGGATCACCAAAAATCGCGGCGCGGGACTGCCCGGCGTCGTCCGGGTCTCGTTCGTCGCGATCGTCTTCGGCTCGGGGCTCGTGATCGCCGTGATGACGCTCGCGGGAGCGATCGAGCCGACCGTTCGGAACCTCGTCCCGGTCGGGAGCATGATCATCGCCAACGCGATGCAGACGAACTCGCTCGCACTCGATCGGTTCCGGAGCGAGATCGCGTCGAACCGGGCCGAGATCGAAGCGGGACTGGCGCTCGGAGCGCCGCCGACGGCCGTGATCGCCCGACACGTCGAGACGGGCGTTCGGGCGTCGCTCATCCCGGTCATCGACTCGCTGAAGAGCCTGGGGTGGGTCTGGATCCCCGGCATCATGGCCGGGATGATCCTCGCCGGCGAGAACCCGGTCTACGCGGCGCTCTACCAGTTCGTCATCATGGCGATGATCTTCGCCGCCGGCGGGCTGACGAGCATGACCAGCAGCCTGCTGATCGGCCAGTACGTCTTCACCGACGCCGAGCAGTTGCGCCCCGTCGAGACGGAATCGAGTGGGTGA
- a CDS encoding Gfo/Idh/MocA family protein produces the protein MHQVGIVGCGVIGSRLAAAFDEHERTEIRVVCDRVGSKADSMAAEYDCEGVTDVDDLVAIDAVDIVYVGVPPKHHAPVVRAALGADKHVICEKPIAETAAVGRELTALARESDRTTAINFPFRYAPGFLELRERIAAGDIGAPKRVSLRFRFPRWPREWQDVDWLAGRDQGGPLREVGSHLVFGTQELFGGVGDVTADVRFTGPEAYEESIVGTFRAGGDGARVAGDDATTTGTVDAGGAVDATAAGPIGAGGAVDVDEPVPGTIDLLCDCAGSEENSLTVEGTDGALALRAWHRLVADPGEDGERVLTEDAGETELALIDAFVTALDGGDGDLVSFGEATRVQAVVDEILGVDGV, from the coding sequence ATGCATCAGGTCGGGATCGTCGGCTGCGGCGTCATCGGGTCGCGCCTCGCGGCCGCGTTCGACGAGCACGAGCGGACCGAGATCCGGGTCGTCTGTGATCGCGTCGGGTCGAAGGCCGACTCGATGGCGGCAGAGTACGACTGCGAGGGGGTAACCGACGTCGACGACCTCGTCGCGATCGACGCGGTCGATATCGTCTACGTCGGCGTCCCGCCGAAGCACCACGCGCCCGTCGTCCGGGCCGCGCTGGGCGCGGACAAGCACGTCATCTGCGAGAAGCCCATCGCCGAGACCGCCGCGGTCGGCCGAGAGCTGACTGCACTCGCTCGCGAGAGCGATCGGACGACCGCGATCAACTTCCCGTTTCGCTACGCGCCGGGGTTCCTCGAGCTGCGCGAGCGGATCGCGGCCGGTGATATCGGCGCGCCCAAACGCGTCAGCCTCCGGTTTCGCTTTCCGCGGTGGCCTCGGGAGTGGCAGGACGTCGACTGGCTCGCCGGCCGGGACCAGGGCGGCCCGCTCCGGGAGGTCGGGAGTCACCTCGTCTTCGGGACCCAGGAGCTGTTCGGCGGCGTCGGCGACGTGACGGCGGACGTCCGGTTCACTGGCCCGGAAGCGTACGAGGAATCCATCGTCGGCACGTTCCGCGCCGGCGGCGACGGCGCGCGGGTCGCCGGTGACGACGCGACCACGACCGGCACCGTCGACGCTGGCGGCGCCGTCGACGCGACAGCCGCTGGCCCAATCGGCGCGGGCGGCGCCGTCGACGTGGACGAACCCGTCCCCGGGACGATCGACCTGCTCTGTGACTGTGCGGGCAGCGAGGAGAACAGCCTCACCGTCGAGGGGACCGACGGGGCGCTGGCGCTGCGGGCGTGGCACCGACTCGTCGCCGATCCCGGCGAGGACGGCGAGCGCGTGCTCACAGAGGACGCCGGCGAGACGGAACTCGCGCTGATCGACGCGTTCGTGACCGCGCTGGACGGGGGCGACGGCGACCTCGTCTCGTTCGGCGAGGCGACGCGCGTGCAGGCGGTCGTCGACGAGATCCTCGGCGTCGACGGCGTCTGA
- a CDS encoding aldo/keto reductase: MASGPTNESDTFDIGGELTVRRLGFGAMRITGEDIIGPPDDEAEAKAVVRRAVELGVDMIDTADSYGPGTSERLLGEVLGEDAAADDRAADDDPVGAEDAVVASKAGLLRNREGDWIAHGDPEYLKNQALCSLDRLRTDRIDLYQHHRPDPDVDFEDSIHAFAELKDEGEIGHVGLSNVTVEQLETAREIVDIATVQNRYNVGYREDEAVLQACEEYGIGFIPWGPMYTVEDEGVADVLADVAGGRDATPRQVALAWLLAHSDVTLPIPGTSSVDHLESNVAASHLALTDEEMAELDAVAGE; the protein is encoded by the coding sequence ATGGCGTCCGGACCGACCAACGAGAGCGACACGTTCGACATCGGCGGCGAGCTGACGGTCAGGCGACTCGGATTCGGCGCGATGCGGATCACCGGCGAGGACATCATCGGCCCACCGGACGACGAGGCCGAGGCGAAAGCCGTCGTCCGCCGCGCCGTCGAACTCGGCGTCGACATGATCGATACGGCGGACTCCTACGGCCCCGGTACGAGCGAGCGCCTGCTCGGCGAGGTGCTGGGCGAGGACGCGGCGGCTGACGACCGAGCCGCGGACGACGACCCCGTCGGCGCCGAGGACGCGGTCGTCGCCTCGAAGGCCGGGTTGCTCCGCAACCGCGAGGGCGACTGGATCGCCCACGGGGATCCGGAGTACCTCAAAAATCAGGCCCTGTGTAGCCTCGACCGGCTCCGGACCGACCGAATCGACCTCTACCAGCACCACCGACCGGATCCCGACGTCGACTTCGAGGACTCGATCCACGCCTTCGCGGAGCTGAAAGACGAAGGCGAGATCGGCCACGTCGGCCTCTCGAACGTCACCGTCGAGCAGCTCGAAACGGCGAGGGAGATCGTCGATATCGCGACCGTCCAGAATCGCTACAACGTCGGCTACCGCGAGGACGAAGCCGTCCTGCAGGCCTGCGAGGAGTACGGGATCGGCTTCATCCCCTGGGGACCGATGTACACCGTCGAGGACGAGGGCGTCGCCGACGTGCTGGCGGACGTGGCCGGCGGCCGCGACGCGACGCCCCGGCAGGTCGCGCTGGCCTGGTTGCTGGCACACTCGGACGTCACGCTCCCGATCCCGGGGACCTCGAGCGTCGACCACCTCGAGTCGAACGTCGCCGCGTCGCACCTGGCGTTGACCGACGAGGAGATGGCCGAACTGGACGCCGTCGCGGGCGAGTAG
- a CDS encoding phosphotransferase family protein: MTDDRTIPLETISRMIAAIEPDATVREATPAESGHLPVYQLVVETPGGSRDWVLKASPDGDRHGIDTEARLLALVDDRTSIPVPAVVGAVDSHPTLPAPFFVMETVAGERIPKRRIGELSGPVVERLARGTGRYLAELHELDGPAGYGQVDIAQSQSLDGDRPSVGATQLTVTDLQGRSDVASAEWPAVVRRWTEDALERHESTRFGDLTGEIRPTIRDRLESLDGPFDPVLGRIDHGLHNVLLDPETGALTGVIDWAFTLSVPPIYDLGCVAANLSLGPWSIHPSAPDRRRAIREALLEGYRAGGRTVDVDRYHRHRSAYELLALVRAMNHLDLVTDMAMPGATAAQVDEAAAAYRRLLRERLG, encoded by the coding sequence ATGACCGACGACCGAACGATTCCCTTGGAGACCATCTCGCGGATGATCGCCGCCATCGAGCCGGACGCGACCGTTCGCGAGGCGACGCCGGCCGAGAGCGGCCACCTCCCGGTCTATCAGCTCGTCGTCGAAACGCCGGGCGGCTCCCGCGACTGGGTGCTGAAAGCGTCGCCCGACGGCGACCGGCACGGCATCGACACGGAAGCGCGGTTGCTGGCGCTCGTCGACGACCGGACGTCGATCCCGGTTCCCGCCGTCGTCGGCGCCGTCGATTCCCACCCGACGCTCCCCGCTCCGTTCTTCGTGATGGAGACCGTCGCGGGCGAGCGGATCCCGAAGCGCCGGATCGGGGAGCTGTCCGGTCCGGTGGTCGAGCGGCTGGCACGGGGGACGGGACGATACCTCGCCGAACTCCACGAGCTGGACGGGCCGGCGGGGTACGGCCAGGTCGATATCGCGCAGTCGCAGTCCCTCGACGGGGATCGCCCGTCCGTCGGCGCGACCCAGTTGACCGTCACCGACCTGCAGGGGCGGTCGGACGTCGCGAGCGCGGAGTGGCCCGCCGTCGTCCGAAGGTGGACCGAAGACGCGCTCGAGCGGCACGAATCGACGCGGTTCGGCGACCTGACCGGAGAGATTCGTCCGACGATCCGCGACCGTCTCGAATCGCTTGACGGACCGTTCGACCCGGTGCTCGGCCGGATCGACCACGGCCTCCACAACGTCCTGCTGGACCCCGAAACGGGCGCGCTCACCGGCGTGATCGACTGGGCGTTCACCCTCTCGGTGCCCCCGATCTACGATCTTGGCTGCGTCGCGGCCAACCTCTCGCTGGGTCCCTGGTCGATCCATCCGTCCGCGCCGGATCGCCGACGGGCGATCAGGGAGGCGCTGCTCGAAGGCTATCGAGCGGGCGGCCGGACTGTCGATGTCGACCGGTACCACCGGCACCGATCGGCCTACGAACTGCTCGCCCTGGTCAGGGCGATGAACCACCTCGATCTGGTGACCGACATGGCGATGCCGGGCGCGACGGCCGCCCAGGTCGACGAAGCCGCGGCGGCATACCGGCGCCTCCTCCGCGAGCGGCTCGGGTGA